One window from the genome of Nisaea sediminum encodes:
- a CDS encoding electron transfer flavoprotein-ubiquinone oxidoreductase produces the protein MERESMEYDVVIVGAGPAGLSAAIRLRQLSEQHGQDLSVCVIEKGSEVGAHILSGAVMEPRAMAELFPDWKERGAPLNTPVTQDRFMYLTRNGGYQLPCPPQMNNHGNYIISLGNVCRWLAEQAEGMGVEIYPGFAAAEVLYDENGAVRGVATGDMGIGKDGEQTANYTPGIELHAKQTLFAEGVRGSLTKTLFERFNLRDGVDPQTYGIGIKELWEVDPAVHQEGLVLHTVGWPIDGGTYGGSFLYHLENNQVAVGYVIGLDYENPHLSPFEEFQRYKTHPKIRPFFEGGRRISYGARAINEGGFQSIPKITFPGGAILGCSAGFLNVPKIKGSHTAMKSGMTAAEALFDAMKDGAGAGLEIADYRARMEKSWVWDELKAVRNIRPGFKAGFLMGMANAGIETLFKGKSPWTLHHHHDHESLKPADHCEKIDYPKPDGKVSFDRLSSVFLSNTNHEENQPAHLTLKDPSIPVQHNLALYDAPEQRYCPAGVYEIVRDDDGSNPRLQINAQNCVHCKTCDIKDPTQNINWVVPEGGGGPNYPNM, from the coding sequence ATGGAACGCGAGTCGATGGAATACGACGTCGTTATCGTCGGGGCCGGTCCTGCCGGCCTGTCGGCCGCGATCCGGTTGCGCCAGCTTTCGGAGCAGCATGGCCAGGATCTGAGTGTCTGCGTGATCGAGAAGGGCTCCGAGGTCGGCGCCCATATCCTGTCCGGCGCGGTGATGGAGCCGCGGGCGATGGCAGAGCTCTTCCCGGATTGGAAGGAGCGCGGTGCGCCGCTGAACACGCCGGTTACCCAGGACCGCTTCATGTACCTGACCCGCAACGGCGGATACCAGCTGCCCTGCCCGCCGCAGATGAACAACCACGGCAACTACATCATCAGCCTTGGCAATGTCTGCCGTTGGCTCGCCGAGCAGGCCGAGGGTATGGGCGTCGAGATCTATCCGGGCTTCGCCGCCGCCGAGGTGCTCTATGACGAGAACGGCGCCGTGCGCGGCGTCGCGACCGGCGACATGGGCATCGGCAAGGATGGCGAGCAGACCGCGAACTACACACCGGGCATCGAGCTGCATGCAAAGCAGACCCTCTTCGCCGAGGGCGTGCGCGGCTCCCTGACCAAGACCCTGTTCGAACGCTTCAACCTGCGCGACGGCGTCGACCCGCAGACCTACGGCATCGGCATCAAGGAGCTCTGGGAAGTCGATCCGGCTGTGCATCAGGAGGGCCTCGTCCTCCACACGGTCGGCTGGCCGATCGACGGCGGCACCTATGGCGGCTCCTTCCTCTACCATCTGGAAAACAACCAGGTGGCGGTCGGCTACGTGATCGGCCTCGATTACGAGAACCCTCATCTCAGCCCCTTCGAGGAATTCCAGCGCTACAAGACCCATCCGAAGATCCGCCCCTTCTTCGAGGGCGGCCGGCGCATCTCCTACGGCGCGCGGGCGATCAACGAGGGCGGTTTCCAGTCGATCCCGAAGATCACCTTCCCCGGCGGCGCGATCCTCGGCTGCTCGGCCGGGTTCCTGAACGTGCCGAAGATCAAGGGCTCGCACACCGCGATGAAGTCCGGCATGACCGCCGCCGAAGCCCTGTTCGACGCCATGAAGGACGGTGCCGGCGCGGGACTGGAAATCGCCGATTACCGCGCCCGGATGGAGAAGAGCTGGGTCTGGGACGAACTCAAGGCGGTACGCAACATCCGTCCGGGCTTCAAGGCCGGCTTCCTGATGGGCATGGCCAATGCCGGTATCGAGACCCTGTTCAAGGGCAAGAGCCCCTGGACCCTGCATCACCACCACGATCACGAAAGCCTGAAGCCGGCGGATCATTGCGAGAAGATCGACTATCCGAAGCCGGACGGTAAGGTCAGCTTCGATCGCCTGTCCTCTGTCTTCCTCTCCAACACCAACCACGAGGAAAATCAGCCGGCGCACCTGACCCTGAAGGATCCCTCGATCCCGGTGCAGCACAATCTCGCGCTCTACGACGCGCCGGAGCAGCGTTATTGCCCGGCGGGAGTCTACGAGATCGTGCGCGACGACGACGGCAGCAATCCGCGCCTGCAGATCAATGCGCAGAACTGCGTCCACTGCAAAACCTGCGACATCAAGGATCCGACCCAGAATATCAATTGGGTGGTTCCCGAAGGCGGGGGTGGACCTAACTATCCGAACATGTAA
- a CDS encoding uracil-DNA glycosylase, with product MSLSLDETQPDPEALLRWYVELGADEAIGDEPVDWFAAATAAASVPIPAQSPASAAPASVTPPQQMPKPAAEAAPRRAPAAAEPPSDSAARALASAAQTLDELRAALEALEGFPLKVTATNLVFGEGVEQPDVMFIGEAPGADEDRQGRPFVGASGRLLDRMMQSIGLDREKNAYITNILPWRPPGNREPTPAEIATCLPFIRRHIELVRPRVLVPVGGTSAKTLLDQRQGIMRLRGRQFEYAGPGLDGPIPAIPLFHPAFLLRSSGQKALAWRDLLAIKQIIQ from the coding sequence GTGAGCCTTTCGCTGGACGAGACCCAACCGGACCCCGAAGCGCTGCTTCGGTGGTATGTCGAACTCGGTGCCGACGAGGCCATCGGGGACGAGCCGGTGGACTGGTTCGCCGCCGCCACCGCCGCAGCCTCTGTCCCGATCCCGGCCCAGTCTCCCGCGAGCGCTGCCCCGGCATCTGTTACGCCCCCGCAACAAATGCCGAAACCCGCTGCCGAAGCCGCTCCCCGGCGTGCGCCGGCCGCTGCGGAGCCACCGTCGGACAGTGCCGCCCGGGCCCTTGCCTCTGCGGCGCAGACACTCGACGAGCTGCGCGCCGCGCTTGAAGCTCTCGAGGGTTTCCCGCTGAAGGTGACTGCGACCAATCTCGTTTTCGGCGAGGGCGTGGAACAGCCGGATGTGATGTTCATCGGCGAGGCGCCGGGCGCGGACGAGGACCGGCAGGGGCGCCCGTTCGTCGGTGCCAGCGGACGGTTGCTGGACCGGATGATGCAGTCGATCGGACTCGATCGGGAAAAAAACGCCTATATCACCAATATCCTGCCCTGGCGCCCGCCGGGGAACCGGGAGCCGACACCGGCCGAAATCGCGACCTGCCTGCCGTTCATCCGGCGCCATATCGAGCTGGTCCGTCCGCGCGTTCTGGTTCCAGTCGGAGGGACTTCGGCCAAAACGCTTCTCGACCAGCGACAGGGCATCATGAGGCTGCGCGGACGGCAGTTCGAATATGCCGGTCCGGGGCTCGACGGACCCATTCCGGCAATCCCGCTTTTTCATCCTGCTTTTCTGCTCCGATCCTCCGGTCAGAAGGCCCTCGCATGGCGCGATCTGCTCGCAATAAAGCAAATTATTCAATAA
- a CDS encoding lytic transglycosylase domain-containing protein, which translates to MMRGEKPTPTRRGWLSIQVIAGAILGLATGISTSYGPADAAARNDAIPPRASSYDVLDTDSAATQIRFEVIGEEDVVRYRKIFELQDAGKWRAADKLIAELDDEVLIGHVLYQRYMHPTAYRSKYKELKDWMAQYADHPGARKVYRLALRRKPGNWKPPARPEKGYLTGSGASQVNGAVEPQQHLSRKGPAVSRQGRSVIREIRRFVRQGYPTGGVKYLSSKAGKGLDKTDRAHALAEIAHGYFVFNVDEKAIRYAKESLELSGDLIPTAHWTAGLAYWRQGDYDAASGHFESLARAPDVSRWVKAAGAYWASRAHLAERRPRQATLWLAQAATHSATFYGLLARRALGIDMPLDWTLPELNEDTKESLLGAPGGRRTFALLQVGRMDLAEKELRRLYPNMPDYMHGAIMTVAASNGMPGLAMRIAGILRARGDRPYYAAFYPLPDWQLDSIAGIDKALIYAIARQESKFNANARSGRGAIGVMQIMPRTAAWVAGDHSFRSRDGRKALMDPSLNLKLGQEYVGHLLKQDSVNEGLFQLLAAYNAGPGTLRKWTKDVDFKQDPLLFIESIPRHETREFIERVLTNLWMYRLRLGQPAPSLDHIAAGSWPRYESIDLSEQPGDPKHARN; encoded by the coding sequence ATGATGAGAGGTGAAAAACCGACTCCGACCCGCCGGGGGTGGCTCTCGATCCAGGTGATCGCAGGCGCGATCCTCGGTCTGGCCACGGGGATATCAACCAGTTACGGGCCGGCTGACGCCGCGGCGCGCAACGATGCGATTCCGCCGCGAGCATCATCATACGACGTTCTCGATACCGACTCGGCCGCGACGCAAATCCGGTTCGAGGTGATTGGCGAAGAAGACGTCGTCCGATATCGCAAAATTTTCGAATTGCAGGATGCCGGCAAATGGCGCGCCGCGGACAAACTGATTGCGGAACTCGATGACGAGGTCCTGATCGGCCACGTGCTCTATCAGCGCTACATGCATCCCACCGCCTATCGGTCCAAATACAAGGAACTGAAGGACTGGATGGCGCAGTACGCGGACCATCCGGGCGCGCGTAAGGTCTATCGTCTGGCGCTGCGCCGGAAACCCGGCAACTGGAAGCCCCCGGCGCGGCCCGAGAAGGGCTATCTGACCGGCAGCGGCGCCTCCCAGGTGAACGGTGCGGTCGAGCCGCAACAGCATCTGAGCCGCAAGGGGCCGGCCGTATCGCGCCAGGGGCGGAGCGTGATCCGCGAAATCCGGAGGTTTGTCCGTCAGGGATATCCGACCGGCGGCGTCAAATATCTGAGTTCCAAGGCTGGAAAAGGTCTCGACAAAACGGATCGGGCCCATGCGCTGGCCGAGATCGCGCATGGCTATTTCGTCTTCAATGTCGACGAAAAGGCGATCCGCTACGCCAAGGAAAGCCTCGAGCTGTCCGGCGACCTGATCCCGACCGCGCACTGGACGGCGGGCCTCGCCTATTGGCGCCAGGGCGATTACGACGCCGCATCGGGCCATTTCGAGTCGCTTGCCCGTGCCCCCGACGTCTCCCGCTGGGTGAAGGCTGCCGGGGCCTACTGGGCATCGCGCGCGCATCTGGCGGAGCGGCGGCCGCGTCAGGCCACTCTCTGGCTGGCGCAGGCGGCAACCCATTCGGCGACCTTCTATGGGCTTCTGGCGCGGCGGGCGCTCGGCATTGACATGCCGCTGGACTGGACCCTGCCGGAGCTGAACGAGGATACCAAGGAATCGCTTCTCGGCGCTCCGGGCGGACGCCGGACCTTTGCACTGCTGCAGGTCGGCCGCATGGACCTCGCGGAGAAGGAACTCCGCCGGCTCTATCCGAACATGCCGGACTACATGCACGGGGCGATCATGACCGTCGCCGCCAGCAACGGCATGCCGGGCCTCGCCATGCGGATCGCCGGGATTCTTCGGGCGCGCGGTGACCGGCCCTATTACGCGGCCTTCTATCCGCTCCCGGACTGGCAGCTTGACTCGATCGCCGGGATCGACAAGGCCCTGATCTACGCCATCGCGCGGCAGGAATCGAAATTCAACGCCAATGCGCGCAGCGGTCGCGGGGCCATCGGCGTCATGCAGATCATGCCGCGCACCGCCGCTTGGGTTGCGGGCGACCACAGCTTCCGCAGCCGCGACGGGCGCAAGGCGCTGATGGATCCGAGCCTGAATCTCAAGCTCGGCCAGGAATATGTCGGCCACCTGCTGAAGCAGGACAGCGTGAACGAGGGCCTGTTCCAGCTTCTCGCCGCCTACAATGCCGGCCCGGGCACGCTCCGGAAATGGACCAAGGATGTCGATTTCAAGCAGGATCCGCTGCTTTTCATCGAGTCAATCCCGCGGCACGAGACCCGCGAATTCATCGAGCGGGTGCTGACCAATCTCTGGATGTACCGGCTGCGCCTCGGCCAGCCCGCTCCGTCGCTGGATCACATTGCCGCCGGGTCCTGGCCGCGCTATGAGTCAATCGATCTCTCAGAGCAGCCGGGCGACCCGAAACATGCCAGGAATTGA
- the moaB gene encoding molybdenum cofactor biosynthesis protein B — protein MPGIDESRPFVPVHIAVLTVSDTRTLETDRSGDTLVERLTGAGHILADRKIVKDDVPEITGQLRSWIEDDGIDVVLSTGGTGLTGRDVTPEAFRSVFEKEIEGFGELFRWISYPKIGTSTIQSRAIAGVARGTYLFALPGSTGACKDAWDEILVNQLDIRFRPCNFVEIMPRLREHELYGRSA, from the coding sequence ATGCCAGGAATTGACGAGTCCCGTCCTTTCGTACCCGTTCACATTGCCGTTCTGACCGTTTCCGACACACGGACACTGGAAACGGACCGTTCCGGCGACACGCTGGTCGAGCGCCTGACCGGCGCGGGCCACATCCTCGCCGACCGCAAGATCGTGAAGGACGACGTTCCCGAGATCACCGGCCAGCTCCGCAGCTGGATCGAGGATGACGGGATCGACGTTGTGCTCTCGACCGGCGGAACCGGGCTCACCGGCCGGGACGTGACGCCGGAGGCGTTCCGCTCAGTCTTCGAGAAGGAGATCGAGGGCTTCGGCGAGCTCTTCCGCTGGATCAGCTACCCGAAGATCGGCACCTCGACGATCCAGTCGCGGGCGATCGCCGGGGTGGCGCGCGGAACCTATCTCTTCGCCCTGCCGGGTTCGACCGGGGCCTGCAAGGATGCCTGGGACGAGATCCTCGTCAACCAGCTCGATATCCGCTTCCGCCCCTGCAATTTCGTTGAGATCATGCCGCGCCTGCGCGAGCACGAGCTTTACGGCCGCTCCGCCTGA
- a CDS encoding TIGR04282 family arsenosugar biosynthesis glycosyltransferase: MPRKTLILFAKTPRAGLVKSRLARDIGRLAATRWYRGNLSGTLRRLARSRQWDCRIFGTPHHAARWPWPRPWRFHHQASGDLGHRMLHALRTFGGGPVVLIGSDIPGIAPAHIAEAFRKLGRNDAVFGPSADGGYWLVGFSPRYRGDPFRQVRWSSEHALADTLRGFAPGHRIGFVAELRDVDTGADLEAPKT, encoded by the coding sequence ATGCCCCGCAAGACCCTGATCCTGTTCGCAAAGACGCCGCGCGCCGGCCTCGTCAAGAGTCGCCTGGCCCGTGATATCGGGCGCCTCGCCGCGACCCGCTGGTATCGCGGGAATCTCTCCGGAACCCTGAGGCGGCTCGCCCGCAGCCGGCAATGGGACTGCCGCATCTTCGGCACACCGCATCATGCCGCCCGCTGGCCCTGGCCGCGTCCCTGGCGCTTCCATCATCAGGCCTCCGGCGATCTCGGACATCGGATGCTGCACGCGCTCCGCACGTTCGGTGGAGGACCCGTGGTGCTGATCGGCAGCGACATCCCGGGGATCGCGCCGGCGCATATCGCGGAGGCCTTCCGGAAGCTCGGGCGCAACGACGCGGTTTTCGGACCTTCGGCCGACGGCGGCTACTGGCTGGTCGGTTTCTCGCCACGCTATCGCGGCGACCCGTTCCGGCAGGTGCGCTGGTCGTCGGAACATGCCCTTGCGGACACGCTCAGGGGATTCGCCCCAGGCCACCGAATCGGGTTCGTCGCGGAATTAAGGGACGTGGATACGGGTGCCGACCTAGAGGCCCCCAAGACCTAA
- a CDS encoding TIGR04283 family arsenosugar biosynthesis glycosyltransferase codes for MVKRGTSKNEDLWRVPPPGAFGPLDEHGRRIGVPAPELSLSIVIPCLNAERGLQRTLDALASAARSGFTPEIVVVDGGSTDRTREIAEAAGARVIESPSGRGTQLAAGARAAKGDWLLFLHGDTALDRGWAASVMVFTSNERNRERAAVFSFALDDGSTAARRLEKIVRWRNRWLGLPYGDQGLLIHRRFYRRLGGYKEIPLMEDVDMIRRIGLARLALFDVRAVTSAERYVRSGYLRRMLRNFVCLTLFFCRVPPRLIARIYS; via the coding sequence TTGGTTAAGCGCGGGACATCGAAGAACGAGGATCTGTGGCGTGTTCCGCCGCCGGGCGCTTTCGGTCCGCTCGACGAGCACGGCCGCCGCATCGGCGTGCCGGCACCGGAATTGTCGCTCAGCATCGTCATCCCCTGCCTGAACGCCGAGCGCGGGCTGCAGCGAACCCTCGACGCCCTCGCCAGTGCCGCGCGCTCGGGTTTCACGCCGGAGATCGTCGTGGTCGACGGCGGCTCGACGGACCGTACAAGAGAGATCGCTGAGGCGGCCGGCGCGCGCGTCATCGAGAGCCCATCCGGACGCGGCACGCAGCTCGCCGCCGGGGCACGGGCCGCGAAAGGCGACTGGCTGCTGTTCCTGCACGGGGACACCGCCCTCGACCGCGGCTGGGCCGCCAGCGTCATGGTGTTCACCAGCAACGAGCGCAACCGGGAGCGGGCGGCGGTCTTCAGCTTTGCCCTCGACGACGGCAGCACGGCGGCCAGACGGCTCGAGAAGATCGTGCGCTGGCGCAACAGGTGGCTCGGCCTGCCTTACGGCGATCAGGGCCTGCTGATCCACCGGCGCTTCTATCGCCGTCTCGGCGGCTACAAGGAGATCCCGCTGATGGAGGATGTTGATATGATCCGGCGGATCGGCCTTGCCCGTCTCGCCCTGTTCGACGTCCGCGCCGTGACCTCCGCCGAACGCTATGTCCGCAGCGGGTATCTCCGGCGCATGCTCCGGAATTTCGTCTGCCTGACCCTGTTCTTCTGCCGTGTCCCGCCGCGGCTGATTGCCCGGATCTACAGCTGA
- a CDS encoding phosphotransferase: MTTDLDLRNLHAELMKLKTYHGLALEDLIKLPERGLTHDHVLLGDRTWKGQKLLVRVPRHAGRDMTPEEALSLQAECFRRAAPSRHTPAIQGQLDPSPRLPNGALIVDAVEGKPALLPRDLPQIAETLASVHRLPVPEKMAPLARTVRPIEALVALIEAQAEFIPALIDDRGARAILEEERKWARDFAAEHGMTPLPPTLVLTDTHPGNYVVQKDGRAIFVDMEKTQYGNPAIDLAHASLHTSVTWDPDVTGEVSREDVIDFYDTYRTAVPPSLARSLEPWLLPFRRLTWLRTTTWGCRWYAENVAQVSKGGDGQRDHMLKGVLERLRRIARRETMERVRGEWQGPDPLVLD, from the coding sequence ATGACCACCGATCTCGACCTGCGCAATCTCCATGCCGAGCTGATGAAGCTCAAGACTTACCATGGGCTCGCTCTCGAAGATCTGATCAAACTGCCGGAACGGGGCCTCACGCACGATCACGTTCTGCTCGGCGACAGAACATGGAAGGGGCAGAAGCTGCTCGTCAGGGTGCCGCGCCATGCCGGGCGCGATATGACGCCGGAAGAAGCGCTTTCCCTGCAGGCCGAGTGTTTCCGTCGTGCCGCGCCAAGCCGCCATACCCCGGCTATTCAAGGCCAGCTCGACCCGAGCCCGCGGTTGCCGAACGGCGCCCTCATCGTGGATGCGGTCGAAGGCAAGCCTGCCCTGCTTCCGCGCGACCTGCCCCAGATCGCGGAGACGCTCGCCAGCGTGCACCGCCTGCCGGTGCCGGAAAAAATGGCGCCGCTGGCCCGGACCGTACGTCCGATCGAGGCGCTGGTCGCATTGATCGAGGCGCAGGCGGAATTCATCCCGGCTCTGATTGATGACCGGGGCGCACGGGCGATCCTCGAGGAGGAGCGCAAGTGGGCACGGGATTTCGCCGCCGAGCACGGCATGACCCCTTTGCCGCCCACACTTGTCCTGACGGACACCCACCCGGGAAATTATGTGGTCCAGAAGGACGGCCGCGCGATCTTCGTCGACATGGAGAAGACCCAGTACGGAAATCCGGCGATCGACCTCGCGCATGCCTCGCTCCACACCTCCGTGACCTGGGATCCGGACGTCACGGGAGAGGTGAGCCGCGAGGATGTCATCGATTTCTACGACACCTACAGGACGGCCGTTCCGCCGTCGCTCGCGCGCTCTCTGGAGCCCTGGCTTCTGCCGTTCCGCCGGCTGACCTGGCTCCGGACCACAACCTGGGGCTGCCGCTGGTATGCCGAAAACGTCGCGCAGGTCTCGAAGGGCGGGGACGGCCAGCGCGACCATATGCTCAAGGGGGTTCTGGAGCGCTTGCGCCGGATCGCCCGTCGCGAGACCATGGAACGGGTCCGCGGCGAATGGCAGGGTCCCGACCCGCTGGTGCTGGATTGA
- a CDS encoding DUF4169 family protein translates to MSGKIVNLRQARKRKARETDARKAEENRTKFGRTRAERAEDNAGTARREQQAERLEGHRMEKETPSGES, encoded by the coding sequence ATGAGCGGCAAGATCGTCAACCTGCGTCAGGCCCGCAAGCGCAAAGCGCGCGAGACCGATGCGCGAAAAGCCGAGGAAAACCGGACCAAATTCGGCCGTACCCGCGCCGAACGGGCCGAGGATAACGCCGGCACGGCCCGCCGCGAGCAGCAGGCGGAACGGCTCGAAGGACACCGGATGGAAAAGGAGACCCCGTCCGGGGAGTCCTAA
- a CDS encoding PA0069 family radical SAM protein, which produces MVETDFNMPEAADPEVLIRSPMKGRGAVTNATGRFERERRERVIGGWPGDNPFQGSSPDGWDAEKRPKTEVAVDASRTIIARNQSPDVPFDRSINPYRGCEHGCIYCFARPTHAYLGYSPGLDFETKLLAKPDAAALLDAALRKPGYRPEVMALGTNTDPYQPIEKERRITREILQVLSDFGHPLSIVTKSALVTRDIDILAPMAARGLVSVALSITTLDRDLARIMEPRAATPARRLDAVHALKSEGIPVHVLAAPIIPAINDGEIEALVEASAEAGARGMGHILLRLPLEIKDLFREWLEEHFPDRAERVYSLIRQTRDGALYRAEWGERMRGSGPYAALIHRRFEVAKKRAGLASKFPPLRTDRFQVPPRTGDQLSLL; this is translated from the coding sequence ATGGTCGAAACCGATTTCAATATGCCGGAGGCGGCGGACCCCGAGGTCCTGATCCGCTCGCCCATGAAGGGGCGGGGCGCGGTCACCAACGCGACCGGGCGGTTCGAACGCGAGCGCCGGGAGCGCGTCATCGGCGGCTGGCCCGGCGACAATCCCTTCCAGGGCAGCTCGCCGGACGGCTGGGACGCCGAAAAGCGGCCGAAGACGGAGGTCGCGGTGGATGCCTCGCGCACCATCATCGCCCGCAACCAGTCCCCCGACGTGCCGTTCGACCGCTCGATCAACCCCTACCGGGGATGCGAGCATGGCTGCATCTACTGCTTCGCCCGGCCGACCCATGCCTATCTCGGCTATTCGCCGGGGCTCGATTTCGAGACCAAGCTGCTGGCGAAGCCGGATGCGGCGGCGCTCCTGGACGCGGCGCTGCGCAAGCCGGGATATCGGCCGGAAGTAATGGCGCTCGGCACCAATACCGACCCCTACCAGCCGATCGAGAAGGAGCGGCGGATCACCCGCGAGATCCTGCAGGTGCTCTCGGATTTCGGCCATCCGCTTTCGATCGTCACCAAGTCGGCTCTGGTTACCCGCGACATCGATATCCTGGCGCCGATGGCGGCACGCGGCCTCGTTTCCGTGGCGCTCAGCATTACCACGCTGGATCGCGATCTCGCCCGCATCATGGAGCCGAGGGCCGCCACCCCTGCGCGCCGGCTCGATGCGGTACACGCGCTGAAGTCGGAAGGTATCCCGGTGCACGTTCTGGCGGCGCCGATCATTCCGGCGATCAATGACGGCGAGATCGAGGCGCTGGTCGAGGCCTCGGCGGAAGCCGGCGCGCGCGGCATGGGACACATCCTCCTCCGGCTGCCGCTGGAGATAAAAGACCTGTTCCGCGAGTGGCTGGAGGAGCATTTCCCGGACCGGGCGGAGCGGGTCTATTCGCTGATCCGGCAGACCCGGGACGGTGCACTCTACCGTGCCGAGTGGGGCGAGCGCATGCGCGGCTCGGGTCCCTATGCCGCGCTCATACATCGCCGCTTCGAGGTGGCGAAGAAACGGGCGGGGCTCGCCTCGAAGTTTCCGCCGCTCCGGACGGACCGGTTCCAGGTCCCGCCGCGGACGGGAGACCAGCTCAGCCTGCTTTGA
- a CDS encoding LysE family translocator — MLEDWIAGFAIFALTLSITPGPNNTLFATSGVNFGIARSVPHILGVAIGFPAMIAAVALGLWSLLSAVPGLLEALRYASMAFLVYLAWKIAGGSANNLGKPARPMRFHEAAAFQWVNPKAWLISAGAITTFGGVLADGSSAIASRLPVMCVLFFAAVIISGFTWAGIGAGLSRWLQGPRLRAANIALALLLLSSLFLT, encoded by the coding sequence ATGCTCGAAGACTGGATTGCCGGGTTCGCCATTTTCGCTCTGACCCTGAGCATCACACCCGGCCCGAACAACACCCTCTTTGCCACCTCGGGCGTGAATTTCGGCATTGCCCGGTCCGTTCCACACATCCTCGGCGTGGCCATTGGCTTTCCCGCGATGATCGCTGCCGTCGCGCTGGGCCTATGGTCGCTGCTCAGCGCCGTGCCCGGGCTGCTTGAGGCGCTGCGCTATGCCTCCATGGCCTTCCTCGTCTATCTCGCCTGGAAGATCGCCGGCGGCTCGGCGAACAATCTCGGCAAGCCCGCAAGGCCGATGCGGTTTCACGAGGCTGCCGCCTTCCAGTGGGTCAATCCCAAGGCCTGGCTGATCTCCGCCGGCGCCATCACGACCTTCGGCGGCGTGCTCGCAGACGGTTCCTCCGCGATTGCCTCAAGGCTGCCGGTGATGTGCGTTCTGTTCTTCGCTGCGGTGATCATCTCAGGCTTCACCTGGGCCGGGATCGGGGCAGGACTGTCCCGCTGGCTCCAGGGCCCGCGGCTCCGCGCCGCGAACATCGCGCTCGCCCTGCTGCTGCTCTCCTCGCTCTTCCTGACCTGA
- a CDS encoding ribonuclease HII — protein sequence MPDLSLEIDAGGDRGTLVAGIDEVGRGPLAGPVVAAAACIPPALYADPLIAEVNDSKKLSIARRDAIAARLRETVPFGIGMADVEEIDRINILQATFLAMSRAVEALGRELGTTPDLCLVDGNRLPKLAMPARTVVKGDQRSASIAAASIIAKVHRDAIMIALAESHPGYGWERNAGYGTAQHLAALATLGPTPHHRQSFRPVREAVSAVRTR from the coding sequence TTGCCCGATCTGAGCCTCGAAATCGATGCGGGCGGTGACCGCGGAACGCTCGTCGCGGGGATCGACGAAGTCGGCCGTGGACCTCTTGCCGGCCCTGTCGTCGCCGCCGCGGCCTGCATTCCGCCGGCACTCTACGCCGATCCCCTGATCGCCGAGGTCAACGATTCCAAGAAGCTTTCCATCGCCAGACGGGATGCGATCGCGGCTAGGTTGCGGGAAACCGTTCCGTTCGGGATCGGGATGGCCGATGTCGAGGAGATCGACCGGATCAACATCCTGCAGGCTACCTTCCTGGCGATGAGCCGGGCCGTCGAGGCGCTTGGCCGCGAACTGGGGACCACGCCGGACCTTTGCCTCGTCGACGGGAACCGATTGCCGAAACTCGCGATGCCGGCCCGCACGGTGGTCAAGGGCGACCAGCGCTCGGCGAGCATCGCCGCCGCCTCGATCATCGCCAAGGTGCACCGCGACGCCATCATGATCGCGCTCGCCGAGAGTCATCCGGGCTACGGCTGGGAGCGCAATGCGGGCTATGGAACGGCGCAGCATCTGGCCGCGCTCGCGACCCTCGGTCCAACGCCGCATCACCGCCAGTCCTTCCGGCCGGTGCGCGAAGCTGTTTCGGCCGTTCGGACCCGCTAG